A single genomic interval of Nocardioides palaemonis harbors:
- a CDS encoding bifunctional metallophosphatase/5'-nucleotidase, whose protein sequence is MSASRTGRGIALATTLTGLVAAPLAVISTATPANAAPVTIQILATNDFHGRLLSNTSNGAQEAGAAQLAGAVKQLESDHPGTTVFTAAGDLIGASTFESFIQRDKPTLDAMNAAGLDVSSAGNHEFDAGYNDLVSRVMAPYDATTNPEGGANWQYIAANVRKKSDSSYALPDVTARTPDANDASDGGTWTTTVGGVKIGFVGGVTEELPSLVSPSGIADLKISSIIDETNAAADRLKADGADVVVLLVHEGAPDTTLASASSNANAFGRIVNGVDSDVSAIISGHTHLAYNHTINGRPVVSAGQYGTNLNRLVMSVDPDTDAVSVTTNDIVRANTVTLTDQTAIDTKAAVTTLVNDAVTKADVLGARVLGKIAGPFNRAKLADGSENRGGESTAGNLVAEVQRWVTSTPEAGGAQIAFMNPGGLRQDMTGVAGGFPANLTYKQAAVVQPFANTLVNMKMTGAQIKTVLEQQWQRDGSGNVPTRPFLRLGVSEGFLATYDAKRPEGDRVTGMWLNGKAIDKAASYSVTVNSFLASGGDNFRGFNAGTGKRDTGRVDLQAMVDYMAAKAATTPLAVRSEQRQVGVSWPAGAPRFYRIGQDVKLSLSSLAMSTAADAKDAALAVKAGDVTIGSTAVDNTIGTSPFDDYGTSAVSVKLKGKTKTGKQMLTFTGATTGTTFSLPIDVRKAKGALKVRTKPEQVVKGKTRLRLKLKASALGISKVTGKITVKAGGKTYTVKLKKGKAFLRLDRFTHTGKKRIVVSYAGNRKIRGDREVVVVKVRRR, encoded by the coding sequence GTCAGCATCACGAACCGGTCGCGGGATCGCCCTCGCGACCACCCTGACGGGGCTCGTGGCAGCCCCGCTCGCCGTCATCTCGACGGCGACGCCGGCGAACGCCGCACCCGTCACGATCCAGATCCTGGCGACCAACGACTTCCACGGTCGACTCCTCTCCAACACCTCCAACGGTGCCCAGGAGGCCGGCGCAGCCCAGCTCGCCGGCGCCGTCAAGCAGCTGGAGTCCGACCACCCCGGCACGACCGTGTTCACCGCGGCCGGTGACCTGATCGGCGCCTCGACCTTCGAGTCGTTCATCCAGCGTGACAAGCCGACGCTCGACGCGATGAACGCCGCGGGCCTCGACGTCTCGTCTGCCGGCAACCACGAGTTCGACGCCGGCTACAACGACCTCGTCAGCCGCGTGATGGCGCCCTACGACGCCACCACCAACCCCGAGGGCGGCGCCAACTGGCAGTACATCGCCGCCAACGTGCGCAAGAAGTCCGACAGCTCCTACGCCCTCCCGGACGTCACGGCCCGGACGCCCGACGCCAACGACGCCTCCGACGGCGGCACCTGGACGACCACGGTCGGCGGCGTGAAGATCGGCTTCGTCGGCGGCGTCACCGAGGAGCTCCCGAGCCTGGTGAGCCCGTCGGGCATCGCCGACCTCAAGATCTCCAGCATCATCGACGAGACCAACGCCGCTGCCGACCGGCTCAAGGCCGACGGTGCCGACGTCGTCGTGCTGCTGGTCCACGAGGGGGCGCCCGACACCACGCTGGCGTCGGCGTCGAGCAACGCCAACGCCTTCGGCCGCATCGTCAACGGCGTCGACAGCGACGTCAGCGCGATCATCTCCGGCCACACCCACCTGGCCTACAACCACACGATCAACGGGCGTCCGGTCGTGTCGGCCGGCCAGTACGGCACCAACCTCAACCGCCTCGTCATGAGCGTCGACCCCGACACCGACGCGGTGTCGGTGACGACCAACGACATCGTCCGGGCCAACACGGTCACGCTGACCGACCAGACGGCCATCGACACCAAGGCGGCCGTGACCACCCTCGTCAACGACGCGGTCACCAAGGCCGACGTCCTCGGCGCCCGGGTGCTCGGCAAGATCGCCGGTCCCTTCAACCGCGCCAAGCTCGCCGACGGCAGCGAGAACCGCGGTGGCGAGTCCACCGCCGGCAACCTCGTCGCCGAGGTGCAGCGCTGGGTGACGTCGACCCCCGAGGCCGGCGGCGCGCAGATCGCGTTCATGAACCCCGGTGGCCTCCGCCAGGACATGACCGGAGTGGCGGGCGGCTTCCCGGCCAACCTGACCTACAAGCAGGCCGCAGTGGTCCAGCCGTTCGCCAACACCCTGGTCAACATGAAGATGACAGGCGCGCAGATCAAGACGGTGCTCGAGCAGCAGTGGCAGCGCGACGGCAGCGGCAACGTGCCGACCCGCCCGTTCCTGCGCCTCGGCGTCTCCGAGGGCTTCCTCGCCACCTACGACGCCAAGCGTCCCGAGGGTGACCGGGTGACCGGGATGTGGCTCAACGGGAAGGCGATCGACAAGGCCGCGTCGTACTCGGTCACGGTCAACTCGTTCCTCGCCAGCGGCGGCGACAACTTCCGCGGGTTCAACGCCGGCACCGGCAAGCGCGACACCGGCCGCGTCGACCTGCAGGCGATGGTCGACTACATGGCCGCGAAGGCCGCGACCACCCCGCTGGCCGTCCGCTCGGAGCAGCGCCAGGTCGGCGTCTCCTGGCCGGCCGGCGCCCCGCGCTTCTACCGCATCGGCCAGGACGTGAAGCTGTCGCTGTCCTCGCTCGCCATGAGCACCGCGGCCGACGCCAAGGACGCCGCCCTCGCGGTCAAGGCCGGCGACGTCACCATCGGCTCCACCGCGGTCGACAACACGATCGGCACCAGCCCGTTCGACGACTACGGCACCAGCGCGGTGTCGGTGAAGCTCAAGGGCAAGACGAAGACCGGCAAGCAGATGCTGACCTTCACCGGTGCCACGACCGGCACGACGTTCTCGCTTCCGATCGACGTCCGCAAGGCCAAGGGCGCGCTCAAGGTCCGCACCAAGCCCGAGCAGGTCGTGAAGGGCAAGACCCGCCTGCGCCTGAAGCTGAAGGCCTCGGCCCTCGGCATCTCCAAGGTGACCGGCAAGATCACGGTCAAGGCCGGCGGCAAGACCTACACGGTCAAGCTCAAGAAGGGCAAGGCGTTCCTGCGCCTCGACCGCTTCACCCACACCGGCAAGAAGCGGATCGTCGTGTCCTACGCGGGCAACCGCAAGATCCGCGGCGACCGCGAGGTCGTCGTGGTGAAGGTGCGCCGCCGCTGA